A genomic stretch from Dyella sp. M7H15-1 includes:
- a CDS encoding phage baseplate assembly protein V, with protein MSAEILGELQRRLCNLLQQGTVQEVDDQQGFVRVACGELLTPWLRWFVPAAGEDSAWCVPSVGEQVMVLCPFGDPALGWVLRGIYSDAFPPPADKVTLQRARYRDGTLITYDSAAHVLTVDASQSSATVTVVCKAATVKADDSITLDTPSVHCTQDLWVEGSVYADSVAAKTEVSAGNVKLTQHDHVSGEPGQPTSPPRA; from the coding sequence ATGAGCGCTGAGATTCTGGGCGAGTTGCAGCGGCGCCTGTGCAATCTGTTGCAGCAGGGCACGGTGCAGGAGGTGGATGATCAGCAGGGTTTTGTGCGCGTGGCGTGCGGCGAATTGCTCACGCCGTGGCTGCGCTGGTTTGTGCCGGCGGCCGGTGAAGACAGCGCCTGGTGCGTGCCATCAGTCGGCGAGCAGGTGATGGTGCTGTGTCCGTTTGGCGACCCCGCTTTGGGCTGGGTGTTGCGCGGGATTTACAGCGATGCATTCCCGCCGCCGGCTGATAAGGTAACGCTACAGCGCGCGCGGTACCGCGATGGCACGTTGATTACCTACGACAGCGCCGCGCACGTGTTGACGGTGGATGCTTCGCAGTCATCGGCGACGGTGACGGTGGTGTGCAAGGCCGCCACCGTGAAGGCGGACGACAGCATTACGCTGGATACGCCGAGTGTGCATTGCACGCAGGATCTGTGGGTGGAGGGCAGCGTGTATGCCGATAGCGTGGCCGCAAAAACCGAAGTCAGCGCCGGCAACGTGAAGCTGACGCAGCACGATCACGTCAGCGGCGAGCCCGGGCAGCCGACTTCGCCGCCGCGCGCTTAG
- a CDS encoding XRE family transcriptional regulator, with the protein MTKHNPHIGSDFDEFLAEEGMLEASSAVAIKRVIAWQIAQAMKARGMTKKALAERMHTSRSLLDRLLDEDDTGLTVETLSRAAQALGYRVKIELAAA; encoded by the coding sequence ATGACTAAGCACAACCCCCATATCGGCTCTGACTTCGATGAATTCCTGGCAGAAGAAGGGATGCTCGAAGCGAGCAGCGCCGTGGCCATCAAGCGCGTCATTGCCTGGCAAATTGCCCAAGCCATGAAAGCGCGAGGTATGACCAAAAAGGCACTGGCCGAGCGCATGCACACCAGCCGTTCGCTACTGGATCGCCTGCTGGACGAAGATGACACCGGGCTCACGGTGGAAACCTTGAGCCGGGCCGCGCAAGCGCTAGGTTACCGCGTAAAAATCGAACTGGCCGCAGCGTGA
- a CDS encoding type II toxin-antitoxin system RelE/ParE family toxin, translating to MPTLPISITLSVRFYVSGQGNEPVRDWLKSLRAEDRKAIGEDIKTVQYGWPLGMPLVRKMEAGLWEVRSHISDGIARVLFTTVGATMVLLHGFVKKSDKTPKADLKLAQQRKQEVHDD from the coding sequence ATGCCAACCCTGCCCATATCCATAACCCTCTCCGTCCGCTTTTACGTCTCCGGCCAAGGCAACGAGCCAGTCCGTGATTGGCTAAAGAGCCTGCGGGCCGAAGATCGCAAGGCGATCGGCGAGGACATCAAAACCGTGCAGTACGGCTGGCCGCTGGGCATGCCGCTGGTGCGCAAGATGGAGGCAGGGTTGTGGGAAGTGCGCAGCCATATCTCTGACGGCATCGCCCGTGTGCTATTCACCACCGTGGGCGCCACGATGGTGCTACTGCACGGCTTTGTTAAGAAGTCAGACAAGACACCCAAGGCAGACCTGAAGCTGGCACAGCAACGCAAGCAAGAGGTGCATGATGACTAA
- a CDS encoding GPW/gp25 family protein — protein sequence MLGTDANTGKPLEGLAHLRQSVRDILTTPLGSRVMRRDYGSELFALVDKPLTRSTVMDIYGATAKALAKWEPRMRLKAVSADVPAPGELVISITGVVDGRLVRLDGLQVA from the coding sequence ATGCTTGGTACCGACGCGAACACAGGTAAACCGCTGGAAGGGCTGGCGCATTTGCGCCAGTCCGTGCGCGATATTTTGACCACGCCGCTAGGCAGCCGGGTGATGCGCCGCGATTACGGCAGTGAGTTGTTTGCGCTGGTGGATAAGCCGCTGACGCGCTCCACCGTAATGGATATCTACGGCGCCACGGCGAAGGCGCTGGCCAAGTGGGAGCCGCGCATGCGGCTTAAGGCGGTGAGTGCCGATGTGCCGGCGCCGGGTGAGTTGGTGATTTCCATCACTGGCGTGGTGGATGGCCGGCTGGTGCGCCTGGATGGCTTGCAGGTGGCGTAA
- a CDS encoding baseplate J/gp47 family protein, with amino-acid sequence MDYTPTTSAIDISKLPPPDVVEPLDYATIREQYITDLLARDVDFDALVESDPAIKILEVAAYREMMLRQRVNDGARSVMLAYAMGNDLENLGALFGVPRWVLDPGDPQHGIAPTLEDIEDYRRRIVLGVQGYSVAGPEGAYIIHTLNADKRVLDASAYSPAPGVVVVTVLSREGDGTAPPDLLNVVAAAVNGQYVRPMTDQVLVQSAQIVRYAIEGTVYTYGGPDSDLVMDESRRRARKYADKTCRLGRSVALSGVYAAAHGDGVQDVELQQPAANMPIDRTQAAYCTDIVLQWGGVSE; translated from the coding sequence ATGGATTACACGCCTACCACGTCGGCCATCGATATCTCCAAGCTGCCGCCGCCGGATGTGGTGGAGCCGCTGGATTACGCGACGATTCGCGAGCAATACATCACGGACCTCTTGGCGCGTGATGTGGATTTTGATGCGCTGGTGGAGTCGGACCCGGCCATCAAGATTCTGGAAGTGGCCGCGTATCGGGAAATGATGCTGCGCCAGCGCGTGAACGATGGGGCACGCAGCGTGATGCTGGCGTACGCGATGGGCAACGACCTGGAAAACCTGGGTGCGTTGTTTGGGGTGCCACGCTGGGTGCTCGATCCGGGTGATCCGCAGCACGGCATCGCGCCCACGCTGGAAGATATCGAGGATTACCGCCGCCGCATTGTGCTGGGCGTGCAGGGGTATTCGGTGGCGGGGCCGGAAGGGGCGTATATCATCCACACGCTCAATGCCGATAAGCGCGTGCTGGATGCCAGCGCGTACAGCCCTGCGCCGGGCGTGGTGGTGGTGACGGTGTTGTCACGCGAAGGGGATGGCACCGCACCGCCGGATCTGCTGAACGTGGTCGCCGCGGCCGTCAATGGCCAGTACGTGCGACCGATGACCGATCAGGTGTTGGTGCAAAGTGCGCAGATTGTGCGCTACGCGATCGAGGGCACGGTCTATACCTACGGTGGTCCGGATAGCGACCTAGTGATGGATGAATCGCGGCGCCGCGCGCGGAAATATGCCGACAAGACGTGCCGGCTCGGGCGCAGCGTTGCCCTGAGCGGCGTGTATGCCGCCGCGCACGGCGATGGTGTGCAAGACGTTGAACTGCAACAGCCCGCCGCCAACATGCCGATCGATCGCACGCAGGCGGCGTATTGCACCGACATCGTTTTGCAGTGGGGTGGCGTGAGTGAATGA